A region of Culicoides brevitarsis isolate CSIRO-B50_1 chromosome 1, AGI_CSIRO_Cbre_v1, whole genome shotgun sequence DNA encodes the following proteins:
- the LOC134837492 gene encoding neuropeptide SIFamide receptor-like, protein MAYTLRYGVLGSVLLSIAYGIICIVGVCGNVAVVVVVAQSPTMRSPTNLFIANLAVADILVNILCLPFTLIGNLFPAWILGIFFCKTVSYLQGVSVSASVNTLTAISLERMAAINFPFLSGSMTQNKYKVAVIVIWFVALTINLPWLFVFKLEPLSPGSLAKVCIELWPTQQSGDIFFLIANLFICYLGPLMVISVCYVIIWNRVSNRRLPREIVVNRKNDIYTKSKMKVLKMLLVVILVFTFSWLPLYALCSFIKFFWVPRDDNEHISETIIIFLPIFQLLGATNSCINPILYAFMNHKFRVGFKNIISKNNALSIQDLEIKEINPRRGTRMIKHEQSVNDEKQGKIAGTAITEDYSYILKKKLIIEAL, encoded by the exons atGGCTTACACTTTACGGTACGGTGTTCTTGGATCTGTTTTATTGAg CATAGCATACGGAATCATCTGCATTGTTGGTGTATGTGGAAATGTagcagttgttgtt gttGTGGCGCAAAGTCCTACAATGCGATCGCCAACGAACctatttattgcaaatttagCTGTAGCTGATATCCTTGTCAATATTTTGTGTCTCCCGTTTACGTTAATAGGAAATCTCTTCCCTG cttggATTCTGGGAATCTTCTTTTGTAAAACCGTATCATATTTACAAGGCGTTTCCGTATCTGCCTCTGTAAATACCTTAACTGCCATTTCCTTGGAACGTATGGCTGCtataaattttccctttttgtcGGGAAGTATGACACAAAA caaatataAAGTCGCAGTCATTGTGATATGGTTCGTAGCATTGACAATTAATCTACCATGGTTGTTTGTTTTCAAGCTCGAGCCTCTCAGTCCTGGCAGTTTGGCGAAAGTTTGTATTGAATTGTGGCCAACACAGCAATCAGGCGACATATTTTTCCTCATTGCCAATTTATTCATCTGCTACTTGGGACCATTAATGGTCATATCAGTTTGTTACGTCATCATTTGGAATCGCGTATCTAACCGGAGACTCCCGCGAGAAATTGTGGTGAATCGCAAAAATGACATAtacacaaaaagtaaaatgaaagTGTTGAAGATGCTCTTGGTAGTGATATTAGTATTTACTTTCTCGTGGTTACCTTTGTATGCGTTGTGCTCCTTCATTAAGTTCTTTTGGGTACCGAGGGACGACAATGAACACA tatctgAAACAATTATCATTTTCCTGCCCATATTTCAACTGTTAGGAGCAACTAATTCCTGCATAAATCCCATACTATATGCATTTATGAACCATAAGTTTCGTGTAGGTTTTaag AACATAATAAGCAAAAATAACGCTTTGTCAATACAAGACCTCGAAATTAAGGAAATCAATCCGCGTCGTGGAACGAGAATGATCAAACATGAGCAGAGTGTTAATGATGAGAAACAGGGAAAAATTGCTGGAACAGCCATTACTGAAGattattcttatattttaaagaaaaagttgataaTTGAAGCTCTGTAA
- the LOC134837493 gene encoding serpin B4-like, with the protein MVLAISVFAVNGLPQKPAREGNAKSIVGLASHIVTNSLLQGHQDASNFVFSPLGFSSILAILKEGARGETLKEIEKVLNFEDASVEDIRRSYESALKHLGDSNAQMSPQFKTWFYIYKNNTVEEEFKNVIEKFYSVDVKEIKRFSFSDSSDSDSENEDEFTYPSEDLEFSDEKSSNKEEEVPEKKKKIDMTNTFKKLKLAIVNAEVSHQKNSVADKSDSKPSKFDKNIDDKQYEEVEKIKEQIKEEKIKEEKKEVEKTDEKEKKTEEEKKPEVEKPSKKEQETEKKETIAQLAQMRSFAEDDVTSGLSGNSIVGKKNEDSEELESKMLLFNGLYFRGNWLSPFQVRPADVFYNSTAQKTQITMMRTRGIFKTAFVKSVDAHAVEIPYENERYALLVVMPKSHSGIASFVKQYTLSTLEQIDREMKEEHVHLALPKFKVETTGRAEKPFAKSGITSLFTRKADLSGITKEQHLHVDELVQHVAVRVDEGAISQNAFSATNAVRSSPIADKELVIDHPFLFFVRDIVDDLIVVAGAINHVPANKPVSFF; encoded by the exons ATGG TTTTGGCCATCAGCGTTTTTGCTGTTAACGGTCTTCCTCAAAAGCCAGCTCGAGAAGGTAATGCAAAAAGCATAGTAGGATTAGCATCACACATTGTCACGAACAGTTTGTTGCAAGGACACCAAGATGCTTCAAACTTCGTTTTCTCACCTCTCGGATTCTCATCTATTTTGGCCATCCTAAAGGAAGGCGCACGCGGCGAGACcctaaaagaaattgaaaaagtcttaaatttcGAAGATGCTTCCGTCGAGGACATTCGTAGGTCGTATGAAAGTGCCCTTAAGCACTTGGGAGACTCAAATGCGCAAATGTCACCGCAATTCAAGACTTGGTTCtacatttacaaaaataacacGGTCGAGGAAGagttcaaaaatgtcattgaaaagttttacaGTGTCgatgtcaaagaaattaaacGTTTTAGCTTTAGTGATTCCTCGGACTCGGATTCCGAAAATGAAGATGAATTCACTTATCCTTCAGAGGATTTGGAGTTCTCAGACGAGAAGTCGAGcaataaagaagaagaagtgccagagaagaagaaaaaaattgacatgacaaacacctttaaaaaattgaaattggctATCGTTAATGCTGAGGTCAGTCATCAGAAAAATTCTGTAGCCGATAAAAGTGATAGCAAACCATCAAAGTTTGATAAAAACATCGATGATAAACAATATgaagaagttgaaaaaattaaggagcaaattaaagaagaaaagatcAAGGAGGAAAAGAAGGAAGTGGAAAAAACTgacgaaaaagagaaaaaaactgaggaagaaaagaaaccaGAAGTCGAAAAGCcttcaaaaaaagaacaagaaaCCGAAAAGAAAGAAACTATTGCCCAATTAGCTCAGATGCGATCTTTTGCTGAAGACGATGTCACCAGTGGACTTAGTGGTAATTCCATTGTTGGCAAGAAAAACGAAGACTCCGAGGAATTGGAATCCAAAATGTTGCTTTTCAACGGTTTATATTTCCGTGGAAACTGGCTGTCTCCATTCCAAGTACG CCCTGCCGATGTATTTTACAATTCCACTGCCCAAAAGACTCAAATTACAATGATGCGGACCCGCGGAATCTTCAAAACTGCCTTCGTCAAGTCAGTTGATGCACATGCCGTTGAAATCCCATATGAAAATGAGCGATATGCGTTGTTAGTTGTGATGCCAAAGAGTCACAGTGGCATTGCATCGTTCGTAAAGCAATATACGTTGAGTACATTGGAACAAATTGATCGTGAAATGAAGGAGGAACATGTACATCTTGCTTTGCCTAAG TTCAAGGTTGAAACAACTGGACGTGCCGAGAAGCCATTTGccaag TCTGGAATTACTTCCCTTTTTACGAGGAAAGCTGATTTAAGTGGAATTACAAAAGAACAACATCTTCACGTTGATGAATTGGTTCAACATGTGGCTGTTCGAGTTG ATGAAGGAGCAATCTCACAAAATGCCTTTAGCGCTACAAATGCCGTTCGATCATCGCCCATCGCCGATAAGGAACTCGTTATTGACCATCCATTCCTTTTCTTCGTGCGTGATATTGTCGACGATTTAATAGTCGTTGCTGGTGCCATTAACCATGTGCCAGCCAATAAACcagtgtcatttttttaa
- the LOC134834377 gene encoding inhibitor of growth protein 1 — protein MLNQIAVEALYSATYVENYLDAVENLPDEIQRYITRIREIDVKHRSYLRDVDIFYEQWANCSTNELESTNATKRNRAMTRIQQSLIAAQELGDEKLQIVQQLTDLIESKTRQLDQNFKNLDYGKDEPMNIDFATMKERRSQSPSSPVQGNASGSSQPYIAVSSVSQVSQSNNVVNSSVSTASSSSQAGSSNGNADRSNKRARRQARQDTGSGMDVDGSDSNTKPEPIITSSSSKAVSSSQSGSSSSQKKAVNSKNANNSSSSNNKKKRTSKTGTGNTGSASGRQSASGHNSSRDAREDTPPQEETIDPDEPTYCLCDQISFGEMILCDNDLCPIEWFHFSCVGLATKPKGRWYCPNCRGDRPNVMKPKAQFLKELERYNKEKEEKT, from the exons ATGCTAAATCAAATAGCTGTGGAGGCTCTGTATTCTGCCACGTATGTGGAAAACTATCTGGACGCGGTGGAAAACCTGCCGGACGAAATACAACGCTACATAACGCGGATCCGGGAAATCGATGTGAAACATCGAA GCTACTTGCGTGATGTGGACATCTTTTACGAGCAATGGGCAAACTGTTCGACCAACGAATTGGAGTCCACAAACGCCACTAAGCGAAATCGTGCAATGACACGCATTCAGCAAAGTTTGATTGCTGCCCAGGAGCTTGGTGACGAAAAGCTGCAAATTGTGCAACAATTAACAGACTTGATAGAGTCCAAGACACGTCAATTGGATCAGAATTTCAAAAACCTGGACTACGGGAAAGATGAGCCGATGAACATTGACTTTGCTACGATGAAAGAACGACGCTCCCAAAGTCCCTCGAGTCCAGTCCAGGGGAATGCGAGTGGTTCGTCGCAGCCATATATTGCCGTATCGAGTGTTTCGCAGGTGTCTCAAAGTAATAATGTAGTAAATAGTAGTGTCAGTACAGCCTCGTCTAGCAGTCAAGCTGGCTCGAGCAATGGGAATGCCGACCGAAGCAACAAGAGAGCCCGCCGGCAAGCGCGTCAAGACACAGGTAGTGGCATGGATGTAGATGGCAGTGACAGCAATACGAAACCAGAGCCAATTAtcacgtcgtcgtcttcgAAGGCCGTCTCGTCATCGCAATCAGGCAGCAGTTCGAGTCAGAAGAAGGCAGTCAATTCGAAAAATGCGAATAACAGTAGCAGCAGTAACAACAAGAAGAAACGCACGAGTAAAACGGGAACTGGAAACACAGGTTCCGCAAGTGGTCGACAGTCAGCAAGTGGTCACAATAGTTCCCGCGATGCACGCGAAGATACACCGCCGCAAGAAGAGACAATCGATCCGGACGAACCGACGTATTGCTTGTGCGATCAAATTTCCTTTGGCGAGATGATTTTGTGCGACAACGATCTGTGTCCCATTGAATGGTTTCACTTTTCGTGCGTTGGTCTGGCCACGAAACCTAAGGGGCGATGGTATTGTCCCAATTGCCGTGGCGACCGACCGAACGTCATGAAACCAAAAGCACAGTTTTTGAAGGAGTTGGAACGCTacaacaaagaaaaagaagaaaaaacataa
- the LOC134835513 gene encoding general vesicular transport factor p115 — MNFLKSVLGSSENENEPSGADTVERLVDRVESSTQLEDRRDAVRALKALSRKYRVEVGAQGMNSLIEVLQNDRADSEILGLTLDTLGNIISPDQFEEELDNPTVTCNIGEQFTEMFIKRSENVSLVLNYLEEFDFRVRWSALKLLSGLVENKVKEIQEVVLVSPMAVSKLMDLLSDSREVIRNDALLLMIRLTKGNANIQKIVAFENAFDRLFDIISQEGASDGGIVVKDCLFLMLNLLRNNSSNQQFFKEGSYIQRLAPMFLLPPEIEETGMTAEKVENLHCMLQVVRTLVSPSNSLQIISACQKTMRVCGLLEALCNILMGSGIPPDILTETLNTVGECIRSEPDSQSYFETVMAPSTPPRPAIIVLLMSMVNDKQPLSLRCAVLYCFECYLYRNDAGQNGLIQTLLPSDVQTVPSLTAGQLLCGGLFSSDSVSNWFSAVGLMHGLLENQTQKEQLLRVLLATSPDSAPVSLLTQCTTLLQQPTCKPQSKIGLLMLLSVWLSNTQVVVKSFLNSQGSIAFLIAQICANEHDENEYLIQGLCAFLMGICIQFNDNTEANHKKEDLCQLLLKRIGLETYNAKLGEVSKHESYSKAAKHPQLRVKTSTDLFLDYEFCKLFKSLEAIIIKTVHGMGSGATSITELTLSQEATGIVSQYKDVIRDQDLKIQRLTQDFEHLTKEHEELTKKFEDISTLNAQLSDQNTLLKAQLTATNNGNSTLKESETFSLPPVNPESVANDSLLLEEIEKLKKDQEDLLELLADQDSKLAKYKMKLKELGHSMSEDDEDNLN; from the exons atgaatttcctaAAAAGTGTTTTGGGAAGCAGCGAGAACGAAAATGAGCCAAGTGGAGCAGACACA GTCGAGCGGCTCGTTGATCGAGTGGAATCATCAACACAGTTGGAGGACAGACGAGATGCAGTGCGAGCTCTGAAGGCACTTTCGCGTAAATATCGCGTTGAAGTGGGCGCCCAAGGGATGAATTCGCTCATTGAAGTGCTTCAAAATGATCGTGCAGACTCTGAAATCCTGGGTTTGACTCTCGACACGTTGGGCAACATCATTTCGCCGGATCAGTTTGAGGAGGAGCTGGATAATCCGACGGTGACGTGCAACATTGGCGAGCAATTTACTGAAATGTTCATAAAACGGAGCGAAAATGTCTCATTAGTGCTGAATTACTTGGAGGAATTCGACTTTCGTGTGAGATGGTCCGCGTTAAAACTACTAAGTGGTTTAGTGGAGAACAAAGTGAAGGAAATTCAGGAAGTTGTCCTTGTGAGTCCCATGGCTGTTAGCAAGTTGATGGATTTGTTGAGTGATAGTCGTGAAGTCATCCGGAACGACGCATTGTTGCTAATGATCCGACTGACGAAAGGCAATGCGAATATTCAGAAAATTGTGGCCTTTGAAAATGCGTTTGATCGACTCTTTGACATAATTTCCCAAGAAGGTGCCAGTGATGGAGGCATTGTCGTGAAAGATTGTCTATTTTTAATGCTGAACTTGTTACGGAACAATTCCAGCAATCAGCAATTCTTCAAAGAGGGCTCTTATATCCAACGTCTGGCTCCAATGTTCCTTTTGCCGCCCGAAATCGAGGAAACAGGCATGACAGCGGAAAAAGTGGAGAATCTTCATTGCATGCTGCAGGTTGTTCGAACTCTCGTGAGTCCTAGTAATTCGTTGCAAATTATCTCGGCGTGTCAAAAGACGATGCGCGTTTGTGGCTTATTGGAAGCTCTGTGTAACATTCTAATGGGGAGTGGAATCCCGCCTGACATCTTGACAGAGACACTAAATACCGTGGGTGAGTGTATTAGAAGTGAGCCAGACAGTCAGTCGTATTTCGAAACAGTTATGGCTCCAAGTACACCGCCGCGTCCCGCGATAATTGTCTTATTAATGTCAATGGTCAACGATAAGCAGCCTTTATCGCTGAGATGTGCCGTGTTGTATTGTTTTGAGTGCTATTTGTATCGCAATGATGCGGGACAGAATGGTCTCATTCAAACGTTGTTGCCTTCGGATGTGCAGACAGTTCCGTCACTCACTGCTGGTCAGTTGCTATGCGGAGGACTTTTCAGCAGCGATTCGGTGTCGAATTGGTTCTCTGCCGTTGGATTAATGCACGGACTGTTGGAGAACCAGACGCAAAAGGAGCAACTTTTGAGAGTTCTTTTGGCGACATCGCCCGACAGTGCTCCAGTTAGCTTGTTAACGCAATGTACGACACTTTTGCAGCAGCCAACGTGCAAGCCACAAAGCAAAATCGGACTTCTGATGCTTCTGAGTGTCTGGCTGAGCAATACACAAGTCGTAGTGAAAAGTTTCCTCAACAGCCAGGGCAGCATTGCCTTCCTGATTGCCCAAATTTGTGCCAATGAACATGACGAAAACGAGTATTTGATACAAGGTCTTTGCGCTTTCCTCATGGGAATTTGCATCCAGTTTAATGACAACACCGAGGCAAATCACAAAAAGGAGGATTTGTGTCAATTGCTCCTCAAACGCATCGGACTCGAAACATACAATGCCAAGCTCGGAGAAGTTTCCAAACACGAGAGTTACAGCAAAGCAGCAAAACATCCGCAGTTACGAGTCAAAACTTCCACAGATCTATTCCTGGACTACGAGTTCTGCAAACTTTTCAAAAGCTTGGAGGCAATTATCATCAAGACGGTGCATGGCATGGGCAGTGGAGCCACAAGTATTACCGAGCTAACGTTGAGTCAAGAAGCGACGGGCATCGTTAGTCAATACAAAGACGTCATTCGAGATCAAGACTTGAAGATTCAACGTCTCACGCAAGATTTTGAGCATTTAACCAAAGAACACGAAGAATTGACAAAGAAATTCGAAGATATTTCTACTCTAAATGCACAACTCTCCGATCAAAATACCTTGTTAAAGGCCCAACTCACTGCCACAAATAATGGGAATAGTACTTTAAAGGAAAGTGAAACTTTTTCTCTTCCTCCAGTAAATCCAGAGTCGGTAGCCAATGACTCTCTCCTCCtcgaagaaattgaaaaactcaaaaaggACCAAGAAGATCTATTGGAATTGTTAGCAGACCag gATTCTAAATtggcaaaatataaaatgaaattgaaggaATTGGGACATTCCATGTCAGAGGACGACGAAGACAACTTGAattga